The following are from one region of the Stigmatella ashevillena genome:
- a CDS encoding TraR/DksA family transcriptional regulator — translation MRTLLLALHADLTGKVPAKIEPNRTDDARIGGDEDEQPLNEMMQAIASSRNRNTDGVLARVMKALGKLRNDPDSFGECEECGDELPYGRLKAVPYVEFCVDCQGKKDKPKGGPTRRKLTDYT, via the coding sequence ATGCGCACCCTTCTGCTGGCCTTGCATGCGGACCTGACCGGCAAGGTGCCCGCGAAGATAGAGCCCAACCGGACGGACGATGCGCGCATTGGCGGGGACGAGGACGAGCAGCCCCTCAACGAGATGATGCAGGCCATCGCCTCCAGCCGGAACCGGAACACGGACGGGGTGCTGGCGCGCGTGATGAAAGCGCTGGGCAAGTTGCGCAACGATCCGGACAGTTTTGGCGAGTGCGAGGAGTGCGGGGACGAGCTGCCCTATGGCCGGCTCAAGGCCGTGCCGTACGTGGAGTTCTGCGTGGACTGCCAGGGCAAGAAGGACAAGCCCAAGGGAGGGCCCACGCGGCGCAAGCTCACCGACTACACCTGA